From Acyrthosiphon pisum isolate AL4f unplaced genomic scaffold, pea_aphid_22Mar2018_4r6ur Scaffold_15665;HRSCAF=16324, whole genome shotgun sequence:
ActttaatagaatttaatttcttttttgttttatgagcAGTACAATTGTCAATTAAGAGGAGTACTTTTTTACCTTTTAAactcatttttttatcaaaattagacAGCCATTTTTCAAACAATGCACTCGTCATCCACGcttttttatttgattcataATCTAATGGATATGTTTTAATACCTTTGAAACACCTAGGTTTTGCCGATTTTCCAATTAATAGTGGTTTAATTTTATCTGTGCCAGTCATATTTGAtcctaaaataattgtaactctttttttactgttttttccCCTGCACAGTTCTCTccttttaaaacaaatgtttgactcggtaaacatttataaaataaacctgTTTCGTCAACATTATAAACGTCATCGGGGggatattgatttataattggtaggtattttaCTAACCAGTCAGAACATATTGGTTGGTCAACTGAAGCGTTTTCACCACatattttacgaaaaacgaCGTTATTCCTAATTTTCCAGTTGCTTAACC
This genomic window contains:
- the LOC100575123 gene encoding tigger transposable element-derived protein 4-like, coding for MTGTDKIKPLLIGKSAKPRCFKGIKTYPLDYESNKKAWMTSALFEKWLSNFDKKMSLKGKKVLLLIDNCTAHKTKKKLNSIKVDFFPPNTTSQIQPMDQGIIQNIKILYRKEIIRKMVNDIDEGRSFSINLLQTMRMCYKAWENVEKNTIVN
- the LOC107885806 gene encoding tigger transposable element-derived protein 4-like, coding for MKRMKICEYPDIEEKAEFFATKLGHKQFKASQGWLSNWKIRNNVVFRKICGENASVDQPICSDWLVKYLPIINQYPPDDVYNVDETGLFYKCLPSQTFVLKGENCAGEKTVKKELQLF